CAAGACCGCCAATCCCAACATCGTGCTGGCGGCCCTGACCTTCAACGTGGGCGGCATCATCGACTCGGCGGAGGCCAAAGCGCACGAGCAGAACGGCGACTTCGGTTCCGGCTGGCTGCGCGATCACAGCGCGGGTTCCGGGCCGTTCAAGCTCAACCGCTGGGACCGCAGCGCTCAGGTGGCGCTCGACGTAAACCCCAACGCCTTCCGCCGCTCCATCAACATCAAGCGCGTGATTCTGCGCTACATGCTGGAATCTTCGGCGCAGCAGACCGCGCTGAACTCCGGCGAGATCGATGTCGCCTGGGACTACACGCCAGATGCCTTCAATGCGGCCCAGAGCAATCCCAAGCTCAAGGCTCTCAAGACCAGCACCTTCCAGATGGCATATCTGGGTATGAATTCGGCCAAGGGGCAGCCGTTTGAAGACCCCCGTCTGCGCGAGGCGGTGCGCTACGCCATCGACCAGGACGGCATCATCAAGAGCCTGCTTCAGGGCCTGGGCCGCAAGGTGCAGACCATCGTGCCGCTGGGTCTGGCCGGTTCCAACCCCGCGACGCCGTACAGCTACGATCCCGCCAAGGCCAAGGCGCTTTTGAGCGCGGCAGGCAAGCCCAACGGCTTCGATGTCGATTTCCTGGTCAGCACCGGCTCGTGCTCGGGCGGCGTGCCGTGCCAGGATCTGGCCGCCAAGATTCAGTCGGATCTGGCGAAGGTAGGCATTCGCGCCAACATCAAGCAGATGGTGAACGCCGAGCTGCTCACCGCCTACCGCGCCCAGAAAGCGCCGCTGATTCAGGTGGCCTGGAGCCCGGATTACCCCGACGCCGACGGCAACGGCACGCCGCTGGCCGACTACAACGCTCACTCGCTGGCGTGGCGCAACGGCTGGAATAACCCCCAGGCGAGCAAGCTGGCGCAGTCGGCAGCCATCGAAGTCGATCAGACCAAGCGCATTGCCCTGTACAAGCAGCTCACCGATCTGATGGTCAAGGAAGGCCCGTACGCCATCCTGTATCAGCCGTACAAGCCGGTGGTGGTGAACGCCAGCGTGGTGGGCTTCGTCCGCAACGCTAACGGCGACGTACAGTTCGAGAAGATCGCCAAGAAATAAGTAGCAGCAGGTGCAAGGGAGGGCCTGGGCGTCGGGAATTCCTGATGTCCAGGCCCTGAAACGTTCTGTTTCAGACGAGCGTGCGGAAGCAAAGGAGGCGAAGCTCTGTTCATCTATATTCTGCGGCGATTGGCTCTGATGGTGTTCGTGCTATGGGGCGTGACGCTGGCCGCCTTCGTGATTTCGCATGTGGTGCCCGCCGACCCGGCAGCGGCGGCGCTGGGCAACAATGCCCGCGAGGCGCAGTTACAGGAATTCCGTGTCAGGAACGGTCTGGATAAGCCGATGGTGGTGCAGTACGGCGTGTACATGGGGCGGCTGTTTCACGGCGACCTGGGCACCTCGCTCCGCACCCAGAACGGCATTGCCGCCGATCTGGCGCAGTTCTTCCCCGCCACCCTCGAACTGACGCTGGTGGCCGTGGTCTTTGCGCTCTTCATCGGGTTGCCGCTCGGCATGCTGGCGGCGCTGCGGCACAACCGC
Above is a window of Deinococcus ruber DNA encoding:
- a CDS encoding ABC transporter substrate-binding protein, which produces MKRTIAASYPARPSLVPRLLALAVALTLPLASAQSARQTTLVLGGDFSDLITLDPGVSYEFSGSLITGNLYDTLVGFEGNDLSHIRPRLASAWKITPTATGSQITFTLRNAKFSTGRPVTSADVVYSMNRVISLKSPSSFLLTDVANLKVGSVTAPTPTTVVFDIPKTANPNIVLAALTFNVGGIIDSAEAKAHEQNGDFGSGWLRDHSAGSGPFKLNRWDRSAQVALDVNPNAFRRSINIKRVILRYMLESSAQQTALNSGEIDVAWDYTPDAFNAAQSNPKLKALKTSTFQMAYLGMNSAKGQPFEDPRLREAVRYAIDQDGIIKSLLQGLGRKVQTIVPLGLAGSNPATPYSYDPAKAKALLSAAGKPNGFDVDFLVSTGSCSGGVPCQDLAAKIQSDLAKVGIRANIKQMVNAELLTAYRAQKAPLIQVAWSPDYPDADGNGTPLADYNAHSLAWRNGWNNPQASKLAQSAAIEVDQTKRIALYKQLTDLMVKEGPYAILYQPYKPVVVNASVVGFVRNANGDVQFEKIAKK